One Acidimicrobiales bacterium genomic region harbors:
- a CDS encoding SRPBCC family protein, translating into MLRHEFSMEIPHSPARVWVLLHDYERWTEWSEMVERVDVLWPGDDDHNGRLRRVFYKLPDGRTGSSLELVTEAVPDRGHTYTMISRDGDDHIGHVRLDPLGPNRTRLVFDEEAEMDPAVYEFINRHNEAHMRAASDYLSAHPEYRPDLIMDEV; encoded by the coding sequence GTGCTCCGACACGAGTTCTCCATGGAGATCCCACACTCTCCGGCGCGGGTCTGGGTTCTCCTGCACGACTACGAGCGATGGACTGAGTGGTCTGAGATGGTCGAGCGCGTCGATGTGCTCTGGCCCGGTGACGACGATCACAACGGGCGCCTGCGGCGCGTGTTCTACAAGCTGCCGGACGGCCGCACCGGCTCTTCCCTCGAACTGGTGACCGAGGCGGTGCCGGACCGTGGTCATACCTACACCATGATCTCGAGGGACGGGGACGACCACATCGGTCACGTCCGACTCGATCCTCTCGGGCCGAACCGCACCAGGCTGGTCTTCGACGAAGAGGCTGAGATGGATCCTGCGGTGTATGAGTTCATCAACCGGCACAACGAGGCGCACATGAGAGCGGCGTCCGACTACCTGAGCGCCCACCCTGAGTACCGCCCCGACCTGATCATGGATGAGGTCTGA